In Corynebacterium ulcerans, one genomic interval encodes:
- the lpdA gene encoding dihydrolipoyl dehydrogenase, with amino-acid sequence MTEHYDVVVLGAGPGGYVAAIRAAQLGKKVAVVEKQYWGGVCLNVGCIPSKALLKNAEVAHIFNHEAKTFGISGDVSFDFGVAHKRSRKVSSGIVKGVHYLMKKNKITEIDGLGSFKDAKTIEISEGKDAGKTVTFDDCIIATGSVVRSLPGVKIGGNIVSFEEQILKEEAPKSMVIVGAGAIGMEFAYVLANYGVEITIVEFMDRVLPNEDADVSKEIAKQYKKLGVKLLTGHKTTAIRDNGNGVEVDVESKDGSKSETIKAERVMVSIGFAPRVEGYGLENTGVKLTERGAIQIDDFMRTNVDHIYAIGDVTAKLQLAHVAEAQGVVAAETIAGAETQELGDYMMMPRATFCNPQVASFGYTEEQAKEKFAGREIKSATFPFSANGKAQGLGESAGFVKIVADAEFGELLGAHMVGANVSELLPELTLAQRFDLTAEEIGRNVHTHPTLSEAMKEAAEGIMGHMINL; translated from the coding sequence GTGACTGAACATTATGACGTTGTAGTACTCGGCGCTGGCCCTGGTGGCTATGTCGCCGCCATCCGCGCAGCCCAGCTCGGCAAGAAAGTCGCCGTGGTTGAAAAGCAGTACTGGGGAGGTGTCTGCCTCAACGTTGGATGTATCCCGTCCAAAGCTTTGCTCAAGAACGCTGAGGTCGCGCACATCTTTAACCATGAGGCAAAGACCTTTGGTATCTCCGGTGATGTTTCTTTTGACTTCGGTGTCGCGCACAAGCGTTCCCGCAAGGTTTCTTCGGGAATCGTCAAGGGCGTTCACTATTTGATGAAGAAGAACAAGATCACTGAGATCGATGGACTTGGTAGTTTCAAAGACGCTAAAACGATTGAAATCTCCGAGGGCAAAGATGCAGGAAAGACCGTTACGTTTGACGATTGCATCATTGCGACAGGATCCGTCGTTCGCTCTCTTCCTGGCGTAAAAATCGGTGGAAACATTGTTTCCTTTGAAGAGCAGATCCTCAAGGAAGAAGCACCTAAATCCATGGTCATCGTTGGCGCAGGCGCCATCGGCATGGAATTTGCGTACGTTCTTGCCAACTACGGTGTAGAGATCACCATCGTGGAATTCATGGATCGTGTACTTCCTAACGAGGACGCAGACGTTTCCAAGGAGATCGCTAAGCAGTACAAGAAGCTTGGCGTAAAGCTCCTCACCGGCCACAAGACTACTGCCATCCGCGATAACGGCAATGGCGTAGAGGTGGATGTGGAGTCTAAAGATGGCTCTAAGTCGGAGACCATCAAGGCAGAACGCGTCATGGTTTCCATCGGTTTCGCGCCACGCGTGGAAGGCTACGGCTTGGAGAACACTGGCGTAAAGCTCACTGAGCGTGGCGCTATTCAGATCGACGACTTCATGCGTACGAACGTTGACCACATCTACGCTATTGGCGATGTAACCGCGAAACTGCAGTTAGCGCATGTCGCTGAGGCACAAGGCGTTGTGGCGGCCGAGACCATCGCTGGTGCAGAGACCCAAGAGCTGGGCGACTACATGATGATGCCTCGCGCTACTTTCTGTAACCCGCAGGTAGCTTCCTTCGGATACACCGAGGAACAGGCCAAGGAGAAGTTCGCTGGCCGGGAAATCAAGTCTGCTACGTTCCCGTTCTCAGCTAACGGCAAGGCACAGGGCCTCGGAGAGTCCGCTGGCTTTGTCAAGATTGTTGCGGATGCGGAATTCGGAGAGCTTCTTGGTGCTCACATGGTGGGCGCAAACGTCTCTGAGCTGCTGCCAGAACTCACGTTGGCTCAGCGCTTTGACCTGACGGCTGAGGAAATCGGACGCAACGTTCACACTCACCCGACCCTGTCTGAAGCGATGAAAGAGGCCGCAGAAGGCATCATGGGACACATGATTAACCTGTAA
- a CDS encoding prolyl oligopeptidase family serine peptidase codes for MTTTSSSSPEHRELADLTFDAASLEIIDSPKALDWAKRWSQSTESALDFSDLQQRMRAALNVDTKIPYVIRRGEYLYNFWQDADHPRGLWRRTTLDTFLSGTDEWHILVDVDKLAHEEKESWVWKGAHVRPHHFDQALIQLSRGGADAVEIREFDLRTNTFVSDAPFYISEAKTLVSWVDIDTLLIGTDLGPGTLTDSGYPARSYMWRRGTPIRSAQEFFAGKTSDLAVSAWADSTPGFERKFVRRSLDFYRSHTFIEHDGALQIVEVPEDCELTFHRQWMFVFPREDYAGVPAGAVGAIDFQRFLDGSRDFHTVFTPTPTTSVQDISFTKTRIILTVLDNVSSKLEVLRLDSPESGHTDIQLPPLTTARVVSTCDDSDEAWLGASSFTQPDTLFRVDVSESLVPVEVRHAPELFDAQGMETRQHWATSADGTKIPYFIVGDFSRGPRPTLVGGYGGFEVSLVPGYSATRGLGWLEQGNFYVQPNLRGGGEFGPAWHESVIRKNRPLIYQDHQAVLNDVVSRGYASSVFVRGGSNGGLLTSVALTSYPELIQGAVVQVPLTDMLRYHEWSAGASWIAEYGDPSDPQERDVLASYSPLHNIRDHSEVSYPPALVTTSTRDDRVHPAHARLFAAALADCGQPVDYYENVEGGHAGAADNDQAAFMEALIFTWLQDRAATASDSCKLSAEGGTHHG; via the coding sequence ATGACTACTACATCTTCCTCATCCCCAGAGCATCGTGAATTAGCTGATCTCACCTTTGATGCTGCGTCGCTTGAAATCATCGATTCCCCGAAAGCACTTGACTGGGCTAAACGCTGGTCTCAATCTACGGAATCGGCACTTGATTTTTCCGATCTCCAACAGAGGATGCGCGCTGCGCTCAATGTAGACACCAAAATTCCTTATGTGATTCGTCGTGGTGAATACCTCTATAACTTCTGGCAAGACGCAGATCATCCCAGGGGCCTTTGGCGCAGAACTACGCTAGATACTTTCCTCTCAGGAACAGATGAATGGCACATTCTGGTAGACGTGGACAAGCTTGCGCATGAGGAAAAGGAAAGCTGGGTGTGGAAGGGCGCCCATGTTCGCCCTCATCACTTCGACCAAGCTCTTATCCAGCTGTCCCGGGGTGGCGCTGATGCCGTAGAAATTCGCGAATTCGATCTACGCACTAACACCTTTGTCTCCGATGCCCCCTTTTATATTTCAGAGGCCAAGACTCTCGTCAGCTGGGTGGACATAGATACTCTCCTTATAGGAACAGATCTGGGTCCAGGAACACTAACTGATTCTGGGTACCCGGCGCGGTCTTATATGTGGCGGCGCGGCACTCCTATCCGCTCTGCCCAAGAATTTTTTGCTGGTAAGACCAGCGATCTGGCAGTGTCAGCGTGGGCAGATTCGACTCCTGGTTTTGAACGAAAATTTGTCCGACGATCCTTGGACTTCTATCGTTCACACACCTTTATCGAACACGATGGCGCGTTACAGATAGTAGAGGTCCCCGAGGACTGCGAGCTCACGTTTCATCGGCAATGGATGTTTGTCTTCCCACGAGAAGATTATGCTGGAGTCCCCGCTGGCGCGGTCGGTGCCATTGATTTTCAGCGCTTCCTCGACGGGAGCCGGGACTTCCATACTGTGTTTACTCCGACTCCTACGACGAGCGTTCAGGATATCTCCTTTACCAAGACCCGAATTATCTTGACGGTGCTGGATAACGTCAGCTCCAAGCTAGAGGTGTTGAGACTCGATTCTCCAGAGTCCGGCCACACAGATATTCAGTTACCACCCCTCACAACGGCACGAGTCGTTTCCACCTGTGATGATAGCGACGAGGCTTGGCTGGGCGCTTCCTCTTTTACACAGCCCGATACGTTATTCCGCGTCGATGTGAGCGAGTCTCTTGTTCCTGTTGAAGTACGGCATGCACCGGAGCTTTTCGACGCACAAGGTATGGAAACTCGCCAACACTGGGCCACGTCTGCAGACGGGACAAAGATCCCGTATTTTATCGTCGGCGATTTCTCCCGTGGCCCTCGTCCCACGCTGGTAGGCGGTTATGGTGGGTTCGAGGTGTCTCTGGTTCCCGGCTATTCAGCCACGCGGGGTTTAGGTTGGCTGGAGCAAGGCAACTTTTATGTTCAGCCTAATCTGCGTGGTGGTGGCGAGTTCGGTCCCGCATGGCACGAAAGCGTTATCAGGAAGAATAGACCGCTTATCTACCAAGATCACCAGGCTGTGCTTAACGACGTCGTCTCTCGCGGGTACGCCTCCTCCGTCTTCGTGCGGGGTGGTTCCAATGGCGGCTTGCTCACGTCTGTAGCTCTCACGTCTTATCCTGAGCTGATTCAGGGGGCCGTTGTTCAGGTCCCGCTGACTGATATGCTGCGATACCACGAATGGTCCGCTGGTGCATCGTGGATTGCTGAATATGGCGACCCCTCGGATCCCCAAGAACGCGACGTCTTGGCGAGCTATTCCCCGCTGCACAACATCCGCGATCATTCAGAGGTCTCCTATCCGCCAGCACTGGTTACCACTTCTACGAGAGACGATCGCGTCCACCCTGCGCATGCCAGGTTATTCGCCGCAGCGCTAGCCGATTGTGGGCAACCAGTTGATTACTACGAAAACGTTGAAGGTGGGCATGCGGGCGCTGCTGATAACGACCAGGCCGCTTTCATGGAGGCCCTGATCTTCACATGGTTGCAGGACCGTGCAGCCACTGCATCTGATTCCTGCAAGCTCTCCGCTGAGGGAGGTACCCATCATGGCTAG
- a CDS encoding fumarate reductase/succinate dehydrogenase flavoprotein subunit, with protein sequence MSINSETATRPEFTQPASIVDGVKLGSILESNEPKGVPTKDMWEYQKDHMNLVSPLNRRKFTVLVVGTGLSGGGAAAALGELGYNVKVFTYHDAPRRAHSIAAQGGVNSARGKKVDNDGAYRHVKDTVKGGDYRCRESDCWRLAYESVRVIDHMNAIGAPFAREYGGTLATRSFGGVQVSRTYYTRGQTGQQLQLSGAAALQRQIGLGTVEIFTHADMHDLIITEENGKKTCRGIVTRNLITGELTPHTGHAVILATGGYGNVYHMSTLAKNSNASAMMRAYDLGAYLASPSFIQFHPTGLPVNSEWQSKTILMSESLRNDGRIWSPIEPKDDRDPNTIPEEERDYFLERRYPAFGNLVPRDVASRAISQQINKGLGVGPLHNSAYLDFRDAIERLGENTIRERYSNLFQMYEEAIGENPFKAPMRIAPTCHFTMGGLWTDFNEMTSIDGLFAAGECSWTYHGANRLGANSLLSASVDGWFTLPFTIPNYLANHLGEAKLPEDAPEAVAAVARAQARIDKLMNIKGDDPHGPEYYHRQLGDILYFSCGVARNIEDLKAGIENIRKLRKEFWANLRITGEAEEMNQVLEYACRVADYIDLGELMCVDALDRDESCGAHFRDDHLSPEGEAERDDDNWCFVSAWEPGAHENEFIRHAEPLTFESIPLMTRNYK encoded by the coding sequence ATGAGCATTAACTCTGAAACCGCTACTCGCCCTGAGTTCACCCAGCCAGCCTCCATCGTCGATGGCGTGAAACTGGGCAGCATCCTTGAGTCCAATGAGCCCAAGGGTGTTCCTACCAAGGACATGTGGGAGTACCAGAAAGACCACATGAACCTGGTCTCCCCCCTGAACCGTCGTAAGTTCACGGTTCTTGTTGTGGGAACTGGCCTTTCCGGTGGTGGCGCTGCTGCTGCCCTCGGCGAGCTGGGATACAACGTTAAAGTCTTCACTTACCACGATGCTCCTCGTCGTGCGCACTCTATTGCTGCGCAGGGTGGCGTGAACTCCGCCCGTGGCAAGAAAGTGGATAACGACGGCGCTTACCGCCATGTGAAAGACACCGTGAAGGGCGGCGACTACCGTTGTCGCGAATCTGATTGTTGGCGCCTGGCGTACGAATCCGTACGCGTCATCGATCATATGAATGCTATCGGTGCACCTTTCGCCCGTGAGTATGGCGGAACCCTAGCTACCCGTTCCTTCGGTGGTGTGCAGGTTTCCCGCACGTACTACACGCGTGGTCAAACAGGCCAGCAGCTTCAGCTATCTGGCGCAGCTGCGCTGCAGCGTCAGATTGGTCTTGGAACCGTAGAGATCTTCACGCATGCAGACATGCATGACTTGATCATCACCGAGGAAAACGGCAAGAAAACTTGCCGCGGTATCGTCACTCGTAACCTGATCACTGGTGAGCTCACACCTCACACAGGCCACGCAGTCATCTTGGCTACTGGCGGTTACGGCAACGTTTATCACATGTCTACGCTGGCTAAGAACTCCAATGCATCGGCAATGATGCGTGCGTACGACCTCGGCGCTTATCTTGCTTCTCCGTCGTTCATCCAGTTCCACCCGACCGGACTTCCGGTCAACTCGGAATGGCAGTCGAAGACGATCTTGATGTCTGAGTCTTTGCGTAACGACGGCCGCATCTGGTCCCCAATCGAGCCCAAAGACGATCGCGACCCCAACACGATCCCCGAAGAAGAGCGCGATTACTTCCTGGAGCGCCGTTACCCGGCATTCGGTAACCTCGTGCCTCGCGACGTGGCATCGCGTGCTATTTCTCAGCAGATCAACAAGGGACTCGGCGTTGGGCCTCTGCACAACTCCGCATACCTGGACTTCCGTGATGCAATTGAGCGTCTGGGTGAGAACACGATCCGTGAGCGCTACTCCAACCTCTTCCAGATGTATGAAGAGGCAATCGGCGAGAACCCGTTCAAGGCTCCGATGCGTATTGCACCGACCTGCCACTTCACCATGGGCGGTCTGTGGACGGACTTCAACGAGATGACCTCCATCGACGGTCTCTTTGCCGCCGGTGAGTGCTCCTGGACTTACCACGGTGCAAACCGTCTGGGTGCTAACTCCTTGCTTTCTGCTTCTGTTGATGGCTGGTTCACCTTGCCATTTACCATTCCGAACTACTTGGCTAACCACCTTGGAGAAGCCAAGCTGCCTGAGGACGCTCCTGAAGCAGTAGCAGCAGTCGCCCGAGCTCAGGCTCGTATTGACAAGCTCATGAACATCAAGGGCGATGACCCTCATGGCCCTGAGTACTACCACCGCCAGCTAGGCGATATCCTCTACTTCTCTTGTGGCGTTGCCCGCAACATCGAAGACCTGAAGGCCGGCATTGAGAATATCCGGAAGCTCCGTAAGGAATTCTGGGCGAACCTCCGCATTACCGGCGAGGCAGAGGAAATGAACCAGGTTCTTGAGTACGCATGTCGCGTAGCAGACTACATCGACCTCGGCGAGCTCATGTGCGTTGACGCACTCGACCGCGACGAGTCCTGTGGTGCGCACTTCCGTGACGATCACCTTTCTCCTGAAGGTGAAGCGGAGCGTGACGACGATAACTGGTGCTTCGTTTCTGCATGGGAGCCAGGCGCGCATGAAAACGAGTTCATTCGCCATGCTGAGCCACTCACGTTCGAATCGATCCCGCTGATGACAAGGAACTACAAGTAA
- a CDS encoding alpha/beta hydrolase: MKFLRSIAAFSVATAATVSLLGTAVAPAAGAAEKTPAQISNGTALADVHFGATPDISPVWREKLDNDRLVEAWAHSPSMNRNIPMVVLKASSPNRPTVYLLNGGDGGEGRANWVMQTDAMNFYKEKDVNVVVPMAGKFSYYTDWVSENASLGGKQKWETFLTKELPGPMESMLKANNKRAIVGMSMSATSSLLLAEHAKGFYDAVGSFSGCAATSTPMAYQFLRLTLQRGNATPEQMWGPMGSDYNRYNDAVVMAEDLRGTEIYVSNASGVAGGHDTLANPRYAGLDPAVASAGLTAVVVEGGLIEAGTNMCTNDLKVRLKSLNIPADFNMRNTGTHSWSYWQDDLRASWPTFERAFNK; this comes from the coding sequence ATGAAGTTCCTTCGGTCGATCGCAGCCTTCTCGGTTGCTACTGCAGCTACCGTTAGCCTTCTCGGCACGGCCGTCGCACCTGCTGCCGGCGCAGCGGAGAAGACTCCCGCACAGATCAGCAACGGCACAGCTCTAGCAGACGTTCACTTTGGTGCAACCCCTGACATTAGCCCGGTATGGCGAGAGAAGCTCGACAACGATCGCTTGGTTGAGGCATGGGCACATTCCCCATCCATGAACCGCAACATTCCGATGGTAGTCCTCAAAGCTTCGAGCCCTAACCGCCCAACTGTTTACCTCCTTAACGGTGGCGATGGCGGAGAAGGCCGCGCGAACTGGGTCATGCAGACCGATGCGATGAACTTCTACAAGGAGAAGGACGTCAACGTTGTCGTCCCTATGGCAGGTAAGTTCTCCTATTACACTGACTGGGTTTCAGAGAACGCTTCCCTAGGCGGCAAGCAAAAGTGGGAGACCTTCCTTACCAAAGAGCTTCCCGGACCGATGGAGTCCATGCTTAAAGCAAATAACAAGCGCGCTATCGTCGGCATGTCTATGTCCGCAACCAGCTCGCTACTCCTCGCTGAGCATGCCAAGGGCTTCTACGATGCAGTAGGTTCTTTCTCTGGCTGTGCAGCTACCTCTACTCCCATGGCTTATCAGTTCCTGCGACTGACTCTGCAACGCGGCAACGCAACTCCTGAGCAGATGTGGGGCCCCATGGGTTCTGACTACAACCGTTACAACGATGCAGTTGTGATGGCTGAGGATCTCCGTGGCACGGAAATCTACGTCTCCAACGCCAGCGGCGTCGCAGGTGGACATGACACCTTGGCTAACCCTCGCTATGCTGGACTCGACCCGGCAGTCGCTTCCGCTGGTCTTACCGCTGTAGTGGTAGAGGGTGGCCTCATCGAAGCTGGAACTAACATGTGCACCAACGACCTCAAGGTCCGCTTGAAGTCCTTGAACATCCCAGCTGATTTCAACATGCGCAACACCGGTACCCACTCCTGGAGCTACTGGCAGGACGACCTTCGCGCTTCTTGGCCTACGTTCGAGCGTGCTTTTAACAAGTAA
- the ramB gene encoding acetate metabolism transcriptional regulator RamB — protein MSKTYVGSRLRQLRKERGLSQANLAGTLELSASYVNQIEHDVRPLTLPVLHRITEVFGVDATFFSKDDDSRLLAEVHDVMLDKELCPEDIDLQELSDLVDHHPDIARAVVEMHRRYRNVRDKLSAATDVRLVNSLDETQAISEALSMPHDEVRDFFYARQNYLDELDHTAEAISAELGITTFNIRANEATLIDRLESRHGVTIKAGIDIGSTLHHFDTHTRVLTLSTRLITGQRAFRLATELAFLEANERIDALLADAYFTSTEARTLARRGIASYFAAAVMLPYRMFHSEAERSGYDIEYLCQMFGVGYETICHRLSTLQRPNLRGIPFTFVRVDRAGNISKRQSATGFHFTHAGGTCPLWNVYETFTSPGTIMRQLAQMPDGRNYLWVARTVRHHQGRFGETGKMFSIGLGCEARHAARTVYAHGLDVKTFANAVPIGAGCRVCTREDCAQRAFPAVNKLIAIDAHTSSVAPY, from the coding sequence ATGAGCAAGACATACGTTGGTTCGCGGCTGCGGCAGCTGCGTAAAGAGCGTGGCCTCAGCCAGGCTAATTTAGCCGGCACGCTTGAACTTTCCGCAAGCTATGTCAACCAAATTGAGCACGATGTCAGGCCCCTCACTCTTCCCGTGCTCCACCGAATCACCGAAGTCTTTGGCGTCGACGCCACATTCTTTTCCAAAGATGATGATTCACGACTCCTGGCAGAAGTCCATGACGTCATGCTGGATAAGGAGCTATGCCCCGAGGATATCGACCTACAAGAACTCTCTGACCTAGTAGATCATCATCCCGATATAGCTCGTGCCGTCGTGGAAATGCATCGTCGTTATCGCAATGTCCGTGACAAGCTCTCGGCAGCCACAGATGTCCGCTTGGTCAATAGTCTCGATGAAACCCAAGCAATTTCAGAAGCTCTTTCCATGCCTCACGATGAAGTTCGCGACTTCTTCTACGCGCGTCAAAATTATCTCGATGAGCTTGACCATACTGCCGAGGCAATCTCCGCCGAGTTAGGTATCACCACTTTCAATATTCGCGCCAACGAAGCAACGCTCATAGATCGCTTGGAATCCCGGCACGGGGTCACCATTAAAGCCGGAATAGACATCGGAAGCACCCTGCATCACTTTGACACCCACACCCGGGTACTCACTTTGTCCACCCGACTCATCACTGGTCAACGTGCTTTTCGACTTGCCACAGAGCTTGCTTTCTTGGAGGCCAACGAGCGTATCGACGCCCTCCTCGCCGACGCCTACTTCACATCCACGGAGGCACGCACCCTAGCCCGGCGTGGCATCGCTTCTTATTTCGCGGCAGCTGTCATGCTGCCTTACCGAATGTTCCATTCCGAAGCAGAGCGTTCCGGCTACGACATTGAGTACTTATGTCAGATGTTTGGAGTCGGTTACGAGACTATATGCCACAGGCTCTCAACATTGCAGCGCCCTAACCTGCGAGGCATCCCCTTCACCTTTGTCCGCGTGGATCGCGCCGGCAACATTTCCAAGCGTCAATCCGCTACAGGGTTCCACTTCACCCATGCTGGCGGCACGTGCCCGCTATGGAATGTCTACGAGACCTTTACCAGCCCCGGCACCATCATGCGACAGCTGGCGCAAATGCCCGACGGACGCAACTATCTCTGGGTTGCGCGGACAGTGCGGCATCACCAGGGACGCTTTGGGGAAACAGGAAAAATGTTTTCCATCGGCTTGGGGTGCGAGGCACGTCACGCAGCACGTACTGTTTATGCCCACGGCCTCGACGTAAAAACTTTTGCCAACGCAGTCCCTATCGGGGCAGGTTGTCGCGTATGCACCCGCGAGGACTGTGCACAACGAGCTTTCCCCGCAGTCAATAAGCTCATTGCTATCGACGCCCACACGTCCTCCGTGGCACCATACTGA
- a CDS encoding succinate dehydrogenase cytochrome b subunit encodes MTVNNIDRDAIAHGKITEKPLRERPKYPTWALKLTMAVTGLIFCFFVVFHMVGNLKVFLPFYEDGTHPIDVYGEWLRNLLYPLFPHGAFLWLFRITLLLCIVLHIYGAFALIGRSSRSRGKFRRTNLMGGMNSFTTRTMLVTGIILLAFIVFHILDLTVGATPAASEVFEHGHIYANMVASFSRWPVTIFYIIAMLTLFMHLSHGIWLAASDLGVTGKRWRAIILFLAYLVPAIVMIGNIAIPLSIACGWIS; translated from the coding sequence ATGACTGTAAATAACATCGACCGTGACGCAATCGCGCACGGCAAAATCACTGAAAAGCCGCTACGTGAGCGGCCAAAGTACCCGACCTGGGCACTGAAGCTCACTATGGCCGTCACTGGCCTAATCTTCTGCTTCTTTGTGGTCTTCCACATGGTCGGAAACCTTAAAGTTTTCTTGCCGTTCTATGAGGACGGTACGCATCCGATCGACGTTTATGGCGAGTGGTTGCGCAACCTTCTTTATCCGCTCTTCCCGCACGGTGCATTCCTGTGGCTGTTCCGCATTACGTTGCTTCTCTGCATCGTTTTACACATCTACGGCGCATTTGCACTCATCGGCCGTTCGAGCCGTTCTCGCGGTAAGTTCCGTCGCACCAACCTCATGGGTGGCATGAATTCCTTTACCACTCGCACGATGTTGGTAACAGGCATCATTTTGCTTGCATTCATCGTCTTCCACATCTTGGACTTGACTGTTGGTGCTACACCGGCTGCCTCCGAGGTGTTTGAGCACGGTCATATTTACGCCAATATGGTGGCAAGTTTTAGCCGTTGGCCCGTCACTATCTTCTACATCATTGCGATGCTGACACTCTTCATGCACCTGTCGCACGGTATTTGGCTTGCCGCAAGCGACTTGGGCGTCACCGGTAAGCGTTGGCGTGCAATCATTCTCTTCCTCGCTTACCTCGTTCCCGCAATCGTAATGATTGGCAACATCGCAATTCCGCTGTCTATCGCATGCGGCTGGATCAGCTAG
- a CDS encoding M1 family metallopeptidase, which yields MARPRLRSTPVPGTRDSYTGVDFNLGFHVRCYELIMDYAVGPNRLAAEATLYMDNYLPLSHLTLDFADSLRATSVNITVTGGVHTDVKRFRQSGNKLRVSFTEPIPVDAEFALSVRYSGNPHPIRTLWGLIGWEELSNGSLVASQPCGSRSWLPCDDTPDEKAVFDITFTCDSDYSVITNGGLISKSTSGARTTWHYRSEHPLATYLSTIQVGQYREESLNQNPPLTTVPVKGYVPPHMVSGFRHDFAQQEKMLAVFSELFGSYPFDSYSVVVTEDELEIPLEAQGLSIFGANHTRGHGQWERLVAHELSHQWFGNSLGLAQWNDIWLNEGFACYSEWLWFEYSGRGPTAHESARFHYDQLAALPQDVLLADPGPRDMFDDRIYKRGALTVHALRCELGDAPFFRAVQRYVAAGRHSVVEPHDLRREVLKEASNPQRCEELWTSWLYRTELPKFPNP from the coding sequence ATGGCTAGGCCACGATTGCGTTCTACGCCTGTCCCAGGAACCCGAGATTCTTATACCGGAGTGGATTTTAACCTTGGGTTCCACGTCCGTTGCTACGAGCTCATCATGGATTATGCGGTGGGCCCCAATCGGCTGGCGGCAGAGGCGACCTTATATATGGACAATTACCTGCCTCTTTCGCATCTGACTCTTGACTTCGCCGATAGCCTCCGGGCTACGTCAGTGAATATCACGGTAACCGGTGGCGTGCACACAGATGTGAAGCGATTCCGGCAGTCGGGCAATAAGCTCCGCGTCTCTTTTACCGAGCCCATCCCCGTAGATGCAGAGTTCGCACTCAGCGTGCGCTACTCCGGAAACCCGCACCCTATCCGGACTTTGTGGGGTCTCATTGGCTGGGAGGAACTCAGCAATGGCTCGCTTGTGGCTAGCCAGCCGTGCGGTTCGCGTTCCTGGTTGCCTTGCGACGACACCCCTGATGAGAAGGCAGTCTTTGACATCACATTCACCTGTGATTCCGATTATTCCGTCATCACCAACGGCGGCCTCATAAGTAAAAGCACAAGCGGAGCCCGCACTACCTGGCATTATCGCTCTGAGCACCCGCTTGCCACGTATTTGTCCACTATCCAGGTCGGACAATATAGAGAAGAATCCCTCAATCAGAATCCTCCGCTCACTACGGTGCCCGTTAAGGGCTATGTCCCCCCACATATGGTTTCCGGCTTCCGTCATGATTTTGCGCAGCAGGAAAAGATGCTTGCCGTATTCAGTGAACTTTTTGGCAGTTATCCCTTTGATTCCTATTCAGTAGTGGTCACGGAAGATGAGTTGGAGATTCCGTTGGAGGCGCAGGGGCTGTCTATCTTCGGCGCCAACCACACACGCGGACACGGCCAGTGGGAGCGTCTCGTGGCCCATGAGCTCTCGCATCAATGGTTTGGCAATTCTCTTGGTCTTGCTCAGTGGAACGATATCTGGTTGAACGAGGGTTTCGCGTGTTACTCGGAATGGCTGTGGTTTGAGTATTCCGGCCGCGGGCCAACTGCTCACGAGTCCGCGCGCTTCCATTATGATCAGCTCGCTGCGCTGCCTCAGGATGTGCTTCTTGCAGATCCCGGACCAAGGGATATGTTTGACGACCGCATTTATAAACGGGGAGCCCTCACTGTCCATGCTCTGCGCTGTGAGCTTGGCGACGCCCCCTTCTTCCGCGCCGTCCAACGCTATGTCGCGGCAGGGCGCCATTCGGTGGTAGAACCGCATGACCTGCGCCGCGAGGTCCTCAAGGAAGCCTCCAACCCACAGCGCTGTGAAGAGCTCTGGACCAGCTGGCTTTATCGGACGGAACTGCCAAAGTTCCCCAACCCATAA